A single genomic interval of Candidatus Hydrogenedentota bacterium harbors:
- a CDS encoding pyridoxal-phosphate dependent enzyme, translating to MTCLYDEFPALADTLPRLPLVAAPTPVEPLDFGAERGADGVWVKRDDLSSLLYGGNKVRKLAWLLPPALRRGAKMVLTFGGAGSNHALATALHGAALGLKCASVLGPQHNARAVRRNLLWNLHAGADLRPCPWRCAPIETARCFIGAWRRDGVMPQVIAPGGSSPLGTVGFVEAAFELRGQVRRGLLPEPDVLYVASGTMGTCVGLALGLAAAGMKTRVEAVRVTVAPYTGMARARKLFRAANGLLRGSCPDFPECPFPEDRFRIRDEFFGGEYALFTPESATMVRMARERFGLKLEGTYTGKAFAALHDDLEAGRLRGETALFWNTHNSREPDPAVEAGDYRRLPKPLHGYFEEPVQPLDREEPSAVLAREH from the coding sequence ATGACTTGCCTTTATGACGAGTTTCCCGCGTTGGCGGACACCCTGCCCCGCCTGCCGCTGGTGGCGGCGCCGACCCCCGTGGAGCCTTTGGACTTCGGGGCGGAGCGCGGCGCGGACGGCGTGTGGGTGAAACGCGACGACCTCAGCTCCCTCCTCTACGGCGGGAACAAGGTGCGCAAGCTGGCCTGGCTGCTGCCGCCGGCCCTGCGCCGGGGCGCCAAGATGGTGCTCACCTTCGGCGGCGCGGGGTCAAACCACGCCCTGGCCACCGCGCTCCACGGCGCGGCGCTGGGGCTGAAATGCGCAAGCGTCCTGGGCCCCCAGCACAATGCCCGCGCCGTGCGGCGCAACCTGCTGTGGAATCTGCACGCCGGGGCGGACCTGCGCCCCTGCCCGTGGCGGTGCGCGCCCATCGAGACGGCGCGCTGTTTCATCGGCGCATGGCGGCGGGACGGCGTCATGCCGCAGGTCATCGCGCCGGGCGGCTCGTCGCCCCTGGGCACGGTCGGTTTTGTGGAGGCCGCCTTCGAGCTGCGCGGCCAGGTGCGGCGCGGGCTGCTGCCCGAGCCGGATGTCCTGTATGTGGCCTCGGGCACCATGGGCACCTGCGTGGGGCTGGCGCTGGGCCTGGCGGCGGCGGGGATGAAGACCCGCGTGGAGGCGGTGCGGGTCACCGTCGCGCCCTACACCGGCATGGCGCGGGCCCGCAAACTGTTCCGCGCCGCGAACGGACTGTTGCGCGGTTCCTGCCCGGACTTTCCGGAGTGCCCCTTTCCCGAGGACCGGTTCCGCATCCGGGACGAGTTCTTCGGCGGGGAGTACGCCCTGTTCACGCCCGAGTCCGCCACGATGGTCCGCATGGCCCGTGAACGCTTTGGCCTGAAACTTGAGGGGACCTACACGGGCAAGGCCTTCGCCGCGCTCCATGACGATCTGGAAGCGGGCCGCCTGCGCGGGGAAACGGCCCTGTTCTGGAACACCCACAACAGCCGGGAACCGGACCCGGCGGTGGAGGCGGGGGATTACCGGCGACTGCCAAAGCCGCTGCATGGTTATTTCGAGGAGCCGGTCCAGCCGCTGGACCGGGAGGAACCGTCCGCCGTTTTGGCGCGGGAGCATTGA
- a CDS encoding (2Fe-2S) ferredoxin domain-containing protein translates to MEKQAMPFQKIVFVCVHEREPGMGACCSARGSVALHAALKARIKERGLGAKIRVSRSGCQDRCAMGPNVMVFPDNVWYSRVGEADLDAIVADLVAGLDKA, encoded by the coding sequence ATGGAAAAACAGGCGATGCCCTTCCAGAAAATCGTGTTCGTGTGCGTGCACGAGCGCGAGCCGGGCATGGGGGCGTGCTGTTCCGCCCGCGGCTCGGTGGCGCTGCACGCGGCGCTGAAGGCGCGGATTAAGGAGAGGGGGCTGGGCGCGAAAATCCGGGTCAGCCGCTCGGGCTGCCAGGACCGCTGCGCCATGGGCCCCAATGTGATGGTGTTTCCGGACAATGTCTGGTACAGCAGGGTCGGCGAGGCCGACTTGGACGCCATTGTCGCGGACTTGGTGGCGGGACTGGACAAGGCATGA
- a CDS encoding sulfatase, translating into MSTGSGWSRRDFLRTAGAGVLGAACASGAAAGNPDTRPNVLFISIDDLNDWVGCLGGHPQANTPNLDRLAGEGVLFENAHCQAPICTPSRGSLLSGMLPSTTGLYFLAPQYREAETLRDSVSLPQYFREHGYLSLGVGKTFHTGTDPLSFDEYGGEMGSFGPRPEKKLSLPKGHPLWDWGAFPERDEEMPDHKIALWAKDKLAQPHDRPFFLSVGFYRPHVPMYAPQKWFDLHPRGGIILPEASPDDLADIPPFALDLTYGAAAPRHEYVVSLNEWDHAVQSYLACTSFVDHCVGIVLDALRDSGHADNTLVVLWGDHGFHLGEKMRWEKRSLWEEATRAPLMLAGPGVRRGGRCRRPVGMIDLYPTLAELCGLPPKAGLDGQSLRPLVEDPDTPWERPALTTFGPDNHSLRSERYRYTRYADGSEELYDHDNDPNEGTNLAGKAGSADIIAEMRPWLPKVNRAPLPGSKGSNSPLYESPEVW; encoded by the coding sequence ATGAGCACGGGTTCGGGATGGAGCCGCCGGGACTTTTTACGGACGGCCGGGGCGGGCGTGCTGGGCGCGGCCTGCGCCTCCGGCGCGGCGGCGGGGAATCCGGACACCCGGCCCAATGTGCTGTTCATCTCCATTGACGACCTGAACGACTGGGTGGGCTGCCTGGGCGGGCACCCGCAGGCGAACACCCCGAACCTGGACCGCCTTGCCGGGGAGGGGGTGCTCTTTGAGAACGCCCACTGCCAGGCGCCCATCTGTACCCCGTCGCGGGGCAGCCTCCTCTCGGGGATGCTCCCCTCGACCACGGGGCTGTACTTCCTTGCGCCGCAGTACCGCGAGGCGGAAACCCTCCGGGACTCCGTCTCCCTGCCCCAGTATTTCCGGGAGCACGGCTATCTGTCCCTGGGTGTCGGCAAGACCTTCCACACCGGCACGGACCCGCTCTCCTTTGACGAGTACGGCGGCGAGATGGGCAGTTTCGGGCCGCGCCCCGAAAAGAAACTCAGCCTGCCCAAGGGGCATCCCCTGTGGGACTGGGGCGCGTTTCCCGAGCGGGACGAGGAGATGCCGGACCACAAAATCGCCCTGTGGGCGAAAGACAAGCTGGCGCAGCCGCATGACCGGCCCTTCTTCCTCTCCGTGGGCTTTTACCGGCCCCATGTGCCCATGTACGCCCCGCAAAAGTGGTTTGACCTGCATCCGCGCGGGGGTATTATCCTGCCCGAGGCCTCGCCGGACGACCTGGCGGACATCCCGCCCTTCGCCCTCGACCTGACTTACGGGGCGGCGGCGCCCCGCCATGAATATGTCGTGTCCCTCAATGAGTGGGACCACGCCGTGCAGTCCTACCTCGCCTGCACGTCCTTTGTGGACCACTGCGTCGGCATCGTGCTCGACGCCCTGCGCGACAGCGGGCACGCGGACAACACCCTCGTGGTGCTCTGGGGCGACCACGGGTTCCACCTTGGCGAGAAGATGCGCTGGGAGAAGCGCTCCCTGTGGGAGGAGGCCACCCGCGCCCCGCTGATGCTCGCCGGACCGGGCGTGCGCCGGGGCGGGCGCTGCCGCAGGCCCGTCGGCATGATTGACCTGTACCCCACCCTGGCGGAGCTCTGCGGACTGCCGCCGAAGGCCGGACTCGACGGGCAGAGCCTGCGCCCCCTGGTGGAAGACCCCGATACCCCCTGGGAGCGCCCGGCCCTCACCACCTTCGGCCCGGACAACCACTCCCTGCGCTCCGAGCGTTACCGGTACACCCGCTACGCCGACGGGTCCGAGGAGCTCTACGACCACGACAACGACCCCAACGAGGGGACCAATCTCGCGGGGAAAGCGGGCAGCGCGGATATCATCGCGGAGATGCGGCCCTGGCTGCCAAAGGTCAACCGCGCGCCCCTCCCCGGCAGCAAAGGCTCCAACTCGCCCCTCTACGAGTCGCCCGAAGTGTGGTGA
- a CDS encoding DegT/DnrJ/EryC1/StrS family aminotransferase, with protein MAKLAVLGGKPLAGKSRKWAKWPISDAEDVKLVSKITASNRWSFDGPVEWEFAEKFTAYQTAKYGLCCANGTVGIQLALEALGVGAYDEVIVPGMTWQATAAACVDVNAIPVLVDVEPDTWNLDLDKVEAAITPKTKAVIVVHLYGCMTDLDRLQKLCKKHGLFLIEDCAHQHGSFWKGKGVGSFGDISSWSFQESKVLSSGEGGFNMCKTKDLFYKLYSLRNCGRPYPADPVVFGLKKAAGMETALQSGNYRLTEWQAAILLGGLKRLDAQVKLRDANAIYLNSLLAGIPGILPMRRRPQVTQQSYFNFAFRLDTAALGVNNKQFCVALNAELNMPDEFEPPYEPLNGCGLFKPTTKVRHNLGKDYFKAINPKRFDLPVCAEATANSGVTAHHQILMNKKEDMDLFAAAVRKIAENAGELAKFTPGELKKYQGLAR; from the coding sequence ATGGCCAAACTGGCAGTGCTGGGCGGCAAGCCCCTGGCGGGAAAATCGCGGAAATGGGCGAAATGGCCCATCAGCGACGCGGAGGACGTGAAACTGGTCTCGAAGATCACCGCGTCGAACCGGTGGTCTTTTGACGGGCCGGTGGAGTGGGAGTTCGCCGAGAAGTTCACGGCGTACCAGACCGCGAAGTACGGCCTGTGCTGCGCGAACGGCACGGTGGGCATCCAGCTCGCGCTGGAGGCGCTGGGTGTGGGCGCGTATGACGAGGTGATCGTGCCGGGCATGACCTGGCAGGCCACGGCGGCGGCGTGCGTGGACGTGAACGCCATCCCCGTTCTGGTGGATGTCGAGCCGGACACGTGGAACCTGGACCTGGACAAGGTCGAGGCGGCCATCACGCCGAAGACGAAGGCCGTCATCGTGGTGCACCTCTACGGCTGCATGACCGACCTGGACCGCCTGCAGAAGCTGTGCAAGAAGCACGGGCTCTTCCTCATCGAGGACTGCGCCCACCAGCACGGCTCGTTCTGGAAGGGGAAGGGTGTCGGCTCCTTCGGCGACATCAGCTCCTGGAGCTTCCAGGAGTCGAAGGTGCTCTCCAGCGGCGAGGGCGGCTTCAACATGTGCAAGACGAAGGACCTCTTCTACAAGCTGTACAGCCTGCGCAACTGCGGCCGCCCCTACCCGGCGGACCCGGTGGTCTTCGGCCTGAAGAAGGCGGCAGGCATGGAGACGGCCCTCCAGTCCGGCAACTACCGCCTCACGGAGTGGCAGGCCGCCATCCTCCTGGGCGGGCTCAAGCGCCTGGACGCGCAGGTGAAACTGCGCGACGCCAACGCGATTTACCTGAACTCGCTGCTGGCGGGGATTCCCGGCATCCTGCCGATGCGCCGCCGCCCGCAGGTCACCCAGCAGAGTTATTTCAACTTTGCGTTCCGCCTCGACACGGCGGCGCTGGGCGTCAACAACAAGCAGTTCTGCGTGGCCCTGAACGCCGAGCTGAACATGCCCGACGAGTTCGAGCCGCCCTACGAGCCGCTGAACGGCTGCGGCCTGTTCAAGCCGACCACGAAGGTGCGGCACAACCTCGGCAAGGACTACTTCAAGGCGATCAACCCGAAGCGCTTTGACCTGCCCGTCTGCGCGGAGGCCACCGCGAACAGCGGCGTCACCGCCCACCACCAGATTCTCATGAACAAAAAAGAGGACATGGACCTCTTCGCCGCCGCCGTGAGGAAGATTGCGGAGAACGCGGGCGAGCTGGCCAAGTTCACCCCCGGCGAGTTGAAGAAGTACCAGGGCCTCGCCCGCTAA
- a CDS encoding right-handed parallel beta-helix repeat-containing protein, whose protein sequence is MGCHRAGWTVSASMPFLLLAALFTENAAGAAALRLKAADYGLIADGAADDGPAIARLLAEARGVKGPVALIFPENGTVRVTTSPERYVFPLDGVAGLELDGGGCLFLLNPYLRFMRLAGSRGTTVRNLKVDFDPLPFVEGTVTEADAAGRFLGVKLRPGQGDAPSGGPTREDGEQAFFSMLWHDGPYGTVSEHCWTENIEKTGDGTLRVHCGDSFHGFEKITPGVTRISVPVPGIAHRFGPGACFQVRDNTDALFEDVELWSAPWFGFELLRNGGALTFRRVHLRPRPGSGRWMSLWRDGFHVKGNSAALRWEDCEVFGMNDDAFNISTHASTVRRVEAPDWIVVSQAFPLGYVPWRESGMLAAADRDTGRLFPTRRIVKVEEGPPRVISDKPAAPGEIALTLDAPAPELAEGVMVWDPEQANPDTLLKNCVIGMSCRMQSPVRMEGCDVTALLWFYCEHLEGPFPSGVRITDCTLRRGRGNPDKALIFSGQPKGNEAAPPRAIHDIVIENSRIYGGVAVEGVENARITGNRFLEAGAAVVLRGNHGVAAEGNLDAEGNPLEPR, encoded by the coding sequence ATGGGCTGTCACCGGGCGGGCTGGACAGTGTCCGCGTCCATGCCGTTTCTGCTGCTGGCGGCGCTTTTCACGGAGAACGCCGCCGGGGCGGCGGCGCTCCGGCTCAAGGCGGCGGACTACGGGCTCATCGCCGACGGCGCGGCGGACGACGGCCCCGCCATTGCCCGGCTGCTGGCGGAGGCCCGGGGGGTCAAGGGGCCGGTTGCCCTGATTTTTCCGGAAAACGGAACCGTCCGCGTCACGACCTCGCCGGAGCGGTATGTGTTCCCCCTGGACGGTGTGGCCGGCCTTGAACTGGACGGCGGCGGGTGCTTGTTTCTGCTGAACCCGTATCTCCGGTTTATGCGCCTGGCCGGATCGCGGGGGACCACGGTGCGGAACCTGAAGGTGGATTTTGACCCGCTCCCCTTTGTGGAGGGCACCGTGACGGAGGCGGACGCGGCGGGGCGCTTTCTAGGGGTGAAGCTCCGTCCAGGGCAGGGGGACGCGCCCTCCGGCGGCCCCACGCGGGAGGACGGGGAACAGGCCTTCTTCTCGATGCTGTGGCATGACGGGCCTTACGGAACGGTCAGCGAGCATTGTTGGACGGAAAACATCGAAAAGACCGGGGATGGGACGCTCCGCGTGCATTGCGGGGACAGTTTTCACGGGTTTGAAAAGATCACGCCGGGGGTAACCCGGATCAGTGTCCCCGTGCCGGGCATCGCCCACCGGTTCGGCCCCGGCGCGTGTTTCCAGGTGCGAGACAACACGGACGCCCTGTTCGAGGACGTGGAGCTGTGGTCCGCCCCGTGGTTCGGTTTCGAACTGCTGCGCAACGGGGGCGCGCTCACGTTCCGGCGGGTCCATCTCCGGCCCCGGCCCGGTTCGGGGCGGTGGATGTCGCTGTGGCGGGACGGATTCCATGTCAAGGGGAACAGCGCCGCCCTGCGCTGGGAGGACTGCGAGGTCTTCGGCATGAACGACGACGCCTTCAACATCTCCACCCACGCGTCCACGGTCCGCAGGGTGGAGGCCCCGGACTGGATTGTGGTCTCGCAGGCCTTTCCGCTGGGATATGTCCCCTGGCGCGAGAGCGGCATGCTGGCGGCGGCGGACCGGGACACGGGCCGGCTTTTCCCAACGCGCCGCATCGTGAAAGTGGAGGAGGGGCCTCCGCGGGTCATCTCGGACAAGCCCGCCGCGCCGGGAGAGATTGCGCTGACCCTGGACGCGCCCGCGCCGGAACTGGCGGAGGGCGTCATGGTCTGGGATCCGGAGCAGGCCAACCCCGACACGCTGCTGAAAAACTGCGTCATCGGCATGAGCTGCCGCATGCAGTCACCCGTCCGGATGGAGGGCTGCGACGTGACGGCGCTGCTGTGGTTTTACTGCGAGCATCTGGAGGGGCCCTTCCCCTCCGGGGTCCGCATCACGGACTGCACCCTGCGGCGGGGCCGGGGCAACCCGGACAAGGCGCTGATATTCTCCGGCCAGCCCAAGGGGAATGAGGCGGCGCCGCCGCGCGCAATCCATGACATCGTCATAGAGAACAGCCGCATTTACGGCGGCGTGGCGGTGGAGGGGGTCGAGAACGCCCGCATCACGGGCAACCGCTTTCTTGAGGCGGGCGCCGCCGTGGTCCTGCGCGGCAACCACGGCGTGGCGGCGGAGGGGAATCTGGACGCGGAGGGAAACCCGCTGGAACCGCGGTAG
- a CDS encoding SUMF1/EgtB/PvdO family nonheme iron enzyme — MKHRARAGGVALLLVCALFSGCPRKKAPDADFSADKTTGPAPLAVQFTDLTAPGSSPVTEWRWLFGDGAESAEQNPAHTYGAEGVYTVSLEATSAAGANKETKTGYITVTEPEPEPGQVETVMLPGDVPLLMVWVPAGIFQMGAVSGEQGAQSDESPRHEVTLTKGFWIGKYEITKAQWAAVMDGAAPWEGRGNISDDPDSPAVWLTWEDCAAFTARLSVLTGKAYRLPAEAEWERAGRAETNSRFYWGDDLDRLFIGENAWWIENTWSAGERYAHTVGLKIPNTFGLHDMAGNVWEWCQNWYYPYTVDPVTDPRGPATGDSRVMRGGGWFNNEAECRLANRTYKIPQYANYGTGFRVAR, encoded by the coding sequence TTGAAACACAGGGCGCGCGCGGGCGGGGTTGCGTTGTTGCTGGTCTGTGCGCTTTTTTCGGGTTGTCCCCGGAAGAAGGCGCCGGATGCGGATTTTAGCGCGGACAAGACCACCGGCCCGGCTCCGCTGGCGGTCCAGTTCACGGACCTCACCGCGCCGGGCTCCTCGCCCGTCACCGAATGGCGGTGGCTTTTCGGCGACGGCGCGGAAAGCGCGGAGCAGAACCCCGCCCACACCTACGGCGCCGAGGGTGTTTACACCGTCTCGCTGGAGGCGACCAGCGCGGCCGGCGCCAACAAGGAGACCAAAACGGGTTACATCACGGTCACGGAGCCTGAGCCGGAACCCGGACAGGTGGAGACCGTGATGCTGCCGGGGGACGTGCCCCTGTTGATGGTGTGGGTGCCCGCAGGAATCTTTCAGATGGGCGCCGTTTCCGGCGAGCAGGGCGCGCAGTCGGACGAGTCGCCCCGGCACGAGGTCACGCTGACAAAGGGCTTCTGGATCGGCAAATACGAGATTACCAAGGCGCAGTGGGCCGCGGTCATGGACGGCGCGGCCCCGTGGGAGGGCCGGGGCAACATCAGCGACGACCCGGACAGTCCGGCGGTGTGGCTCACCTGGGAGGACTGCGCGGCGTTCACGGCGCGCCTGAGCGTCCTGACGGGGAAGGCGTACCGCCTTCCGGCCGAGGCGGAGTGGGAGCGCGCCGGCCGCGCCGAGACCAATTCCCGGTTTTATTGGGGGGACGACCTGGACAGGCTGTTCATCGGCGAAAACGCCTGGTGGATTGAAAACACCTGGTCCGCCGGCGAGCGGTACGCCCACACGGTCGGGCTGAAAATCCCAAACACCTTCGGCCTGCACGACATGGCCGGAAACGTCTGGGAATGGTGCCAGAACTGGTACTACCCCTACACGGTGGACCCGGTGACGGACCCCCGCGGGCCGGCCACGGGGGATTCGCGGGTGATGCGGGGCGGCGGCTGGTTCAACAACGAGGCCGAGTGCCGCCTGGCGAACCGGACCTACAAAATCCCCCAGTACGCCAACTACGGCACGGGGTTCCGCGTCGCCCGGTGA
- the rpsD gene encoding 30S ribosomal protein S4 → MARYLGPKHKLSRRIGKCVWGKPDSPASKRPYPSGQHGANLRRKMSVYGTQLLEKQKIRMHYGAIMEKQMRRIFDKARRMGGNTGTNLMMLLESRLDCVVWRLGFAPTIFAARQLVNHCHVIVDGEKVNIPSFQVKPGMVVAIREKSRKIPMVAEGAEHPPVQIPEYLERAPKAFEGKMTATPNAATILFQADTNSIIGFYSR, encoded by the coding sequence ATGGCCAGATATCTGGGACCGAAGCACAAGTTGAGCCGCAGAATTGGCAAATGCGTCTGGGGCAAGCCGGACAGCCCCGCCTCGAAACGCCCGTATCCGTCGGGCCAGCACGGGGCGAACCTGCGCCGCAAGATGTCGGTGTACGGCACCCAGTTGCTGGAGAAGCAGAAAATCCGCATGCACTACGGCGCCATCATGGAAAAGCAGATGCGCCGCATCTTCGACAAGGCCCGGCGCATGGGCGGCAACACGGGCACCAACCTGATGATGCTGCTCGAGTCCCGCCTGGACTGCGTCGTGTGGCGCCTGGGCTTCGCCCCCACGATTTTCGCGGCGCGCCAGCTTGTCAACCACTGCCATGTGATCGTGGACGGCGAAAAGGTCAACATCCCCTCCTTCCAGGTGAAGCCGGGCATGGTGGTCGCCATCCGCGAGAAGAGCCGCAAGATTCCCATGGTCGCCGAGGGCGCCGAGCATCCGCCCGTTCAGATTCCCGAGTATCTTGAGCGCGCCCCGAAGGCGTTCGAGGGCAAAATGACGGCCACGCCGAACGCGGCGACGATTCTGTTCCAGGCGGACACCAACAGCATTATCGGTTTCTACTCCCGGTAA
- a CDS encoding adenylosuccinate synthase: protein MSIDIVVGANWGDEGKGRMVDYLAQTADFVVRYQGGNNAGHTVVNEFGEFKLHLLPSGVFNPKVMNILGPGMVIDLQGLADEIDALKARGITPNLRVSDRATICFPFHRMEDGWEEERLGKNAYGSTRRGIAPAYGDRTLKKALQMGDLLFPARLRARLEQVCEWKLQKAELFYGQKDTFTYEGMLEWAETHGNRLRGLICDTTVLLDEGARAGKNILFEAQLGTLRDLNFGIYPFTTSSCTLASYAPIGGGLFGHSLDRVVAVVKAFSTCVGEGPFVTLMDKAEADPLRESAKEYGAATGRPRTIGHFDALATRYGVQVQGATEVALTKLDSLSGQKRLKICTHYEHDGKRYDRFPLNAVLEEATPAYIEMPGWGEDITGARRFEDLPETARAYVLKIEELIGCRVRYVSVGPERDALMDRGTGC from the coding sequence ATGAGCATTGACATCGTGGTCGGCGCCAATTGGGGCGACGAGGGCAAGGGCCGCATGGTGGACTACCTGGCCCAGACGGCGGATTTCGTGGTGCGGTACCAGGGCGGGAACAACGCCGGGCACACCGTGGTGAACGAGTTCGGCGAGTTCAAACTGCACCTGCTTCCCTCGGGCGTCTTCAACCCGAAGGTGATGAACATCCTCGGACCGGGCATGGTCATTGACCTGCAGGGTCTGGCCGACGAGATTGACGCGCTGAAGGCGCGGGGCATCACGCCGAACCTGCGCGTGTCCGACCGGGCCACCATCTGCTTCCCGTTCCACCGGATGGAGGACGGCTGGGAGGAGGAGCGCCTGGGCAAGAACGCCTACGGCTCCACCCGGCGCGGCATCGCCCCGGCCTACGGCGACCGCACGCTGAAGAAGGCGCTCCAGATGGGGGACCTGCTGTTCCCGGCGCGGCTGCGCGCCCGGCTGGAGCAGGTCTGCGAGTGGAAACTCCAGAAGGCGGAGCTTTTCTACGGGCAGAAGGACACCTTCACCTACGAGGGCATGCTTGAGTGGGCCGAAACCCACGGAAACCGCCTGCGCGGCCTCATCTGCGACACCACGGTGCTGCTGGACGAGGGCGCGCGCGCCGGGAAGAACATCCTTTTCGAGGCGCAGTTGGGCACCCTGCGCGACCTGAACTTCGGCATCTACCCCTTCACCACGTCGTCCTGCACGCTGGCGTCCTACGCGCCCATCGGCGGCGGGCTCTTCGGGCACTCCCTTGACCGGGTGGTGGCCGTGGTGAAGGCGTTCTCGACCTGCGTGGGCGAGGGTCCCTTTGTGACGCTGATGGACAAGGCGGAGGCGGACCCGCTCCGCGAGTCGGCCAAGGAATACGGCGCGGCCACGGGCCGGCCCCGGACCATCGGCCACTTTGACGCCCTGGCCACCCGCTACGGGGTCCAGGTGCAGGGCGCGACCGAGGTGGCCCTGACCAAGCTGGACAGCCTCAGCGGGCAGAAACGCCTCAAAATCTGCACCCACTACGAGCACGACGGAAAGCGTTACGACCGGTTTCCCCTCAACGCCGTCCTTGAGGAGGCCACCCCGGCCTACATCGAGATGCCCGGCTGGGGCGAGGACATCACCGGCGCGCGCCGCTTTGAGGACCTGCCGGAGACGGCGCGGGCCTATGTGCTGAAGATCGAGGAGCTCATCGGCTGCCGGGTCCGGTACGTGTCGGTGGGTCCCGAGCGCGACGCCCTCATGGACCGGGGCACCGGCTGCTGA